In Capra hircus breed San Clemente chromosome 26, ASM170441v1, whole genome shotgun sequence, the following are encoded in one genomic region:
- the LOC100861388 gene encoding spermadhesin-1, translated as MKLSSVIPWALLLSTATLVSTESDEDTRKCGGVHRDFSGRISSSFSWGPKCTWTILLKSGYTVVLTIPFLSLNCNEEDVEIIDGLPDSTTFGKFCSGGPLVFKSSSNVMTVKYYRSSNQPVSPFDIFYYERPSA; from the exons ATGAAGCTGTCCAGTGTCATCCCTTGGGCCTTGCTGCTCAGCACAG CCACACTGGTTTCAACAGAATCGGATGAAG ACACTAGAAAATGTGGGGGCGTCCACAGAGACTTCTCTGGGAGGATCTCCAGCAGTTTCTCATGGGGGCCAAAGTGTACCTGGACCATCCTCTTGAAGAGCGGTTATACAGTTGTACTGACAATTCCATTTCTCAG CCTCAACTGTAATGAAGAGGATGTGGAAATCATAGACGGGCTGCCGGACAGTACTACATTTGGGAAGTTCTGTTCAGGGGGACCCCTGGTGTTTAAATCTTCTTCCAATGTCATGACCGTGAAATACTACAGAAGTTCCAACCAGCCAGTATCtccttttgatatattttactaCGAGCGTCCATCAG CTTAG